A single region of the Populus nigra chromosome 2, ddPopNigr1.1, whole genome shotgun sequence genome encodes:
- the LOC133682561 gene encoding trihelix transcription factor ASIL2-like translates to MSTPPNTGSPSPPQDLTPLQITALQALPAPPTQPSTNPRRLPPPCWTPDETVALIDAYRDKWYTLRRGNLKANHWQEVADAVARRCPAASPPKTAVQCRHKMEKLRKRYRTEIQRARSMPVSRFASSWVHFKRMDGMEKGPQAKADYNSESEGDDNEDDNEDDGDIHGSYLENYRTAGNVMNTRSIQKLYRNGIGNPGTGSGNNGLSGGNSSLGSGNAGGFRIRIPTGVSIAQPGPKFYAKPEQKYGGGPSMGVNASPNPNLKPNYGGMGSSSRVMRGGEEMGKKREREPMEELVAAIKVLGDGFVRMEQMKMEMAREMETMRMEMEMKRTEMILESQQRIVEAFAKALSEKKKRPKRMPSPES, encoded by the coding sequence ATGTCCACACCACCCAACACCGGATCGCCCTCACCCCCACAAGATCTAACCCCCCTTCAAATCACCGCACTACAAGCTCTCCCTGCTCCGCCAACGCAACCATCCACCAATCCTCGGCGTCTACCACCACCATGTTGGACCCCAGATGAAACAGTGGCCTTAATCGACGCTTACCGTGACAAATGGTACACGCTCCGCCGCGGTAATCTCAAAGCAAATCACTGGCAAGAAGTAGCTGATGCTGTAGCTCGCCGCTGTCCAGCTGCATCACCACCAAAAACCGCTGTGCAGTGCCGCCACAAGATGGAAAAGCTCCGGAAACGGTACCGAACCGAGATCCAGAGGGCCCGATCTATGCCGGTCTCGAGATTTGCATCTTCTTGGGTCCATTTTAAGCGAATGGATGGGATGGAAAAGGGGCCTCAAGCTAAGGCTGATTATAATTCAGAGAGCGAAGGTGATGATAATGAGGATGATAATGAGGATGATGGTGATATTCATGGATCTTATTTAGAGAATTATAGGACTGCTGGTAATGTTATGAATACTCGAAGTATTCAAAAGCTTTATCGAAATGGGATTGGGAATCCAGGGACTGGTAGTGGTAATAATGGATTGAGTGGTGGAAATTCTAGTTTGGGTTCGGGTAATGCTGGTGGGTTTCGAATTAGAATACCAACTGGAGTTAGTATAGCGCAGCCAGGACCTAAATTTTATGCAAAACCAGAGCAGAAGTATGGTGGGGGTCCTAGTATGGGTGTTAATGCGAGCCCAAACCCGAACCTGAAGCCTAATTATGGTGGGATGGGGAGTAGTAGTAGGGTTATGAGGGGGGGTGAGGAAATggggaagaaaagagagagggagcCGATGGAGGAGTTGGTTGCGGCGATTAAGGTATTGGGAGATGGGTTTGTTAGAATGGAGCAAATGAAAATGGAAATGGCTAGAGAGATGGAGACAATGAGGATGGAAATGGAGATGAAGAGGACGGAGATGATTCTTGAGTCGCAGCAGAGGATTGTGGAGGCTTTTGCTAAAGCATTAtcggagaagaagaaaaggccaAAGAGAATGCCCTCACCTGAGTCATAG